A window of [Clostridium] innocuum genomic DNA:
GGATACTTTGAAGTAACATCCTACGAACAGGTTTGTTACCTAAGTGCTGCATAGAACCTCCACATCACACATACATACTCATACAAACAACAATAAGCCCCATTTACGGGACTTATGTGAGTATATAAGTGTAAGTAAGCAAAGAAATAACTGTTTGTTATCGCTTTGTGAAACTGTCCGCAATATGGGTTAACGGATCCAGTGTGACCGTTTTAACGCCTGCCTCCTGAATTGCCAGAAGTTCTTCCTCAGGCGCAAGATGATCAGTGATCAGATAATCGAATGACTGAATCATCCCACTGATGAAACTGTGGTTGGTTCCGATTTTTGTATGGTCAGCCAGAATAAAGGTCTCACCGATACAGCGGGTGATCATCACCTCATTGATAGCAACCTCCTGCAAAATAGCGGTAGTCATGCCGCTTGCCACACTGAATCCGCTGCAGCCGAGAAAGGCTTTTGTTGCCGATACCTTGTTCAGATTATTCAATGCAAAATCACCGACCATGCTTTCTTTCGGAATGCGCAGCTCACCACCGCTCAGACAGATGCTGACCATGGGGTCATGGTCCATGAAAATCGCTTTGCCGTTGTTGGTGATAACGGTGACACGCTTGTTTTTAATATACTTCAGCACAAGCAGTGCAGTTGAGCTTGTATTGATAAATATCGTATCACCGTCCTGTACATACTGTGCGGCATATTTTGCGATGGCATGCTTGTACTGTTCGTTAGATAGCTGTGGGTCATCGTTTTCCACAAAATGCTGAATCAGCTTGGCACCGCCGTAATAGCGCTCCACTGCCCCCATTTCCTCCCAGAACTGCAGATCACGCCGTATGGTCAGCGGTGATACCTGCAGCTCCTCTGCCAGATCCTCGACCGCAGCCTTTCCCTGACTCTGAATCTTCTGCATGATTTTATTGCGTCGTGCATCCACGACTGCCTTATTCATTTTCATATTGTATCCCCTGTTTCATTTCATAAACGATGGAAGCAGGCACCTGCCTCCCTGCTGCTGGACAGCTGTTTCCCTGTTTCCATAGCCTTTGTAAACATTATAACTGCATTTTCCTTATCATTCAATTCTTTGTAAACTTTTCCAAATTCCGTATAATACTGCGCCATTTCCCGATTGTTCATATATCTAGTATCAATCTGCTTGAACTTTGCCAGACTTTTCTTATAATCCTTCATACAGGAAAGATACACGGCCTCGATAAACTCCCAGTTATACAGAGGAGAGACCTTGCTGCCCTTGATTTTGGTATCCTTCAGCTTCATAACCTCCGGATACCAGTGCTTTACCTTTGTTCGGTTTCCCAGCTTATAATAGGAATAAAAATAGGTATAATTGCGAATCAGCAGATAATCAAGGGAGGAGCGAAAGGTTTTCTCATTGCTTTCCAACAGCTCGATGCAGGTCTGTGGTTTTCCAATATCCTGATAATACAGAGTATCAAAGATCAGCTGCGTTGTCCGGTAGCTTTTCATGAAATCCCGCTTTTTCAATATGTTATAATAGTGTTTCGCAAGACCTGCGTCACAATCCATATTCAGTGCCATAATCATTTTCTGATATAGAATCCGCAGATATTCCGCCCAGAGTGC
This region includes:
- a CDS encoding DeoR/GlpR transcriptional regulator, with the translated sequence MKMNKAVVDARRNKIMQKIQSQGKAAVEDLAEELQVSPLTIRRDLQFWEEMGAVERYYGGAKLIQHFVENDDPQLSNEQYKHAIAKYAAQYVQDGDTIFINTSSTALLVLKYIKNKRVTVITNNGKAIFMDHDPMVSICLSGGELRIPKESMVGDFALNNLNKVSATKAFLGCSGFSVASGMTTAILQEVAINEVMITRCIGETFILADHTKIGTNHSFISGMIQSFDYLITDHLAPEEELLAIQEAGVKTVTLDPLTHIADSFTKR